AATTATATTATATGTAGTTTTATTTAAATATTTCAATCATGAGAAAGTATAAAATTGAATCTTTGTTTTTTTTATTACTATTATTTATTTCAATTTTTAGTTGTGAAAACAAGGATACAGTCGAGGATTCAATAAAAAGTATTAAAAGCGAGATTGAGAACAATACCTATCCTGAATTTGCGCTTGAGACTCCTAGTGAAATTGACTCGGAAGATTATAGTATATATCAGGTTATTTTAAAGAAGCTTAATTTTGATTTGATTATTGTAAATCAAGTTTCCAATAGTGTTAATTCTGCTGAAATATTGATTGAAAACAATCCTGAAGTAGACCCGAGTTTATTTCAAAAACTGGATCAATTGAATGAAAATCAGGTTATTTTTGGAGATGTTTTTTTACTTGAAGATAAGGATGTTAGCCTTTTGCCAACAGAGGAAAAGGAATATATTTTTAGCTCTGATGATTTGAATAAATCGTGGGAAAGCTTTTACACAGTGTACCCTAAAGCTGAAGGTATCCATAGCTTTTCTAGAATAGCGTATAATGAGGATAAAACTCAAGCGGTTGTGGAAGTTTGGTATAGTTATGCGTCTTTAGGCGGTTCTTCAAGTTCATATTTAATGAAAAAAACAAATGATCAGTGGGAAGTTGAAAAGATGTTGAAACCAACTGTAATGACTTAGTCGATTGATGTTTATCACGATTAGTTTTTTATGAATTTCTAAACCATCCTCTTTTGTGCTTCTTCAAGAGGAAAATTATAGGGTCTAATAAATCATTCGTGATTATGTTTATTAATAAAACTAAAAAAGCAGTTTTCAGAGCTGCTTTTTTAGCTATTAAAAAGGAATTAGAATTCGAAGGCTTTCATCATTTTGTCAAATATGGCTGTATTTTCATATATGCCTGAGAACAATTCTGCCTGAGGACCAACAGCAAATACAGGCACCATAACTCCAGTATGATGTTTGGTAGTATACCTGCCGTCTATTTTCCCGGTTTTCATATCTCCGCTGTTTACAGAGTATCCGCCTGTTTCATGATCGGCAGTAACGATGACGAGTGTTTCTCCATCTTTGGCAGCGAATTCTAACACAGCCCCAAGCGTATGATCAAAATCAAGCGTTTCTTCCACGATCATCTGTGTATTGTTTCCATGACCACCCCAATCTATTTGAGATCCCTCGATCATTAAGAAAAAACCGTCCTTATCCTGAGATAAAATTTCTATAGCTTTCTCAGTAGCGGGCTTTAACATTTCGCCTCTTTCATTGTAAGCAGGCATATGCCCATCGGCCAATAATGAAGCCACTTTGCCTGAATTGACTTTTTCCAGTTCTTCCAAGCTGTTTGCGATTTGATACCCTTTATTTTCAAGCTCTTTGACCAAGTTTCTTTCGTCTTCTCTATTATGAAAGTCTTCAAGGCCACCTCCTATAAATACATTAATATCGGTGTTTAAAAACTCGGCAGCGATTTCTTGATAGTTGTTGCGGCTAGGCTGATGCGCGATGAAAGCAGCCGGAGTCGCATGCGTGATTTTGGATGTGGCCACAAGGCCTGTTGCGAGCCCTTGCTCGTCGGCTATTTCCAAAATGGTTTTGATAGGTTGCTTGCTTTTGTCTAGCCCTATTGCCCCATTATATGTTTTTTCGCCTGTTGAAAGAGCCGTGCCTCCCGCGGCTGAATCAGTGGTGAAATCGTCAGAGCTGCTGGTTTTGGAAAAGCCAACATACTTCATTTGCTCGATATAAGCTTGATTATGATTCGCCGCTATGGCAGTGAAAAACTGGGAAGCTCCAGCTCCATCAGCAATGAGCAAGATGATGTTTTTTGCTTTTTTCTTGACTTTGCTGAAGTCCAAATCTTTTACTTCATGAAAATTGGAATTTGTAAAACTATCTCTTGCCGCCCCTTCGTAAGTTTTGGCTTCTTTCTTTTCTCCCGGATAGTTGAATTTTTGCTGTCCATTTGCTTGTTGCAATACAAAAATTGCGATAGCCAAGCTCAAAAGTGATTTTTTAAGATTCATTGAAATGGAATGTTGGTTTTTATTTTACAAAATAGAGCAAAAAATCAACTGCGCATTAATTAATGATACATAATTATTCTTAATAGGTATTATGTTGATAATTTAGTTTGTTAAGTTATTTGGAATAATTGTTTATTCATATATACTCCTTTTGGGAAATGTCTTTGAACAGCTAAACGCCTTGTGATGTATTTGCTTAATAGGGCAAGTTGAAATTATAACACTTAATTGATATTATCTATTGATTGGTAGTTTATATCTATTTTTACTATACATTATTTTGCCTTAATATTGTAGTGTAATCAAACAGAAACAAATAAAAAAATATAAAAAGATATGTCACAAATAGGAAATCAAATCGTAGAGTTCAAGTCGCAAGCATTTGTAAATGGTGGGTTCGAGACTGTAACAAAAGAAGACGTTTTAGGTAAATGGTCGGTATTCTTTTTCTACCCTGCGGACTTCACATTTGTTTGCCCAACAGAGCTTGAAGATTTAGCAAATCTTTACGAAGAGTTCAAAGCTATTGGCACGGAGATTTATTCGGTATCCACTGACACTCACTTTGTTCATAAAGCATGGCACGATACTTCCGAGACGATCAAGAAGATCAACTATCCTATGCTAGCCGACCCAACGGGCACGATCACAAGAGGATTTGATGTGATGATCGAAGAAGACGGCTTGGCTGAGAGAGGTACTTTTGTTGTTAATCCTCAGGGAGAGATCGTAGCTTATGAAGTTGTAGCGGGGAATGTAGGCCGTAATGCCGAAGAGTTGTTAAGAAGAGTGAAAGCCTTGCAATTCGTGGCGGATAATCCTGCGGAAGTATGCCCTGCGAAATGGAAAGAAGGAGCTGAGACGCTTAAGCCAAGCATTGATTTGGTAGGAAAAATCTAAGAGAGGTCAAGCCAACAATCATAAAGCTCATTTGAAATAAAACCCACAATAACCACAAAATTTTCAAATGGGCTTACACAAACTAATAATAAATAGCCACAATAATATTCCTCGGCGGTAGAGATAAGCCCTACTAATGTCAAATTCATCTTATCGTCGGGGACCTTTTCAGTATATCAATTGCTTTCCAATTTATAAGCTGCTTTTCGGTAGAAAGCAATAACAAAGTCCATATTCCATATTCGAGTATTTTAAATAAGAAAACCATGCTAGATCAGAATCTTAAAAGCCAAGTTACATCTCTTTTCGCATCACTTAAGCATCAGTATACATTTCAAGCAGTGTTGCCTGCCGGAGATTCTTCAAGTGATGAGTTAAAGAACTTGCTGGAAGAAGTAGCTTCATGCTCACCCAATATTAGCACGACATTTATAGGTGGAGCTAAGCTTGAGTTTAGGATTTTGAAAGACGGGGTTGTATCGTCATTCTCTTTCAGAGCGGTGCCTAATGGTCATGAATTCACCACTTTGCTGCTTGCAGTCTTGAATATGGAAGGAATTGGTAAAAATTTGCCGGACGACTCTATATCCAATAAGATAAAATCATTGAAGGGCAAAGTTGAAGTAAAGAGCTATATATCCTTGTCGTGCACCAACTGTCCTGATGTAGTGCAGGCTCTTAACGTTATGTCTATCATTAACCCGAATATTGAACACCACATCATAGATGGGGGCATTAACAAAGCCGAAGTGGAAGCATTGAATATACAGGCTGTTCCTACAGTATATGTAAATGGCGAACAATTTCATGTAGGTAGATCAAGCATGGGGGAGTTGATCAGTAAGTTGGAAGCTGAAATTGGCATGGATGAGTCAGCGGAAGAACAGCCAGTTAAAGAAAGAAATTATGATGTAGTTGTCGTGGGAGGCGGACCAGCAGGGGTGTCTTCTGCGATATATACCGCTCGTAAAGGATTATCCGTTGCCTTGATTGCAGATAGTATAGGTGGGCAGGTCAAGGAGACTGTGGATATCGAAAATATGATTTCGATAAATAAAACTACAGGGAAAGAGCTTTCAGCGAATCTTAACAGTCACTTGGCTGATTATGATATAGATATCTTTGAAAATAGAAGAGTGGAAAATGTTGATCTTGTAGACGGCAAGAAGAAGGTTTTGACTTCATTGAATGAGGAATTTATAACCTCCTCATTGATTATCGCTACAGGAGCCAGCTGGAGAAAGCTTAATGTGCCGGGGGAAACAGAATATATTGGCAATGGAGTAGCGTTTTGCACGCATTGTGACGGGCCGTTTTATAAAGGCAAGAAAGTAGCGGTTATCGGCGGTGGAAACTCCGGATTGGAAGCTGCCATTGATTTGGCGGGAATCGCTTCGGAAGTGACAGTGTTGGAGTTTGCCGATTCGCTTAAAGGCGATCAGGTGCTTCAAGACAAGCTTAATTCTATGGCGAATGTAAATATCGTTACGAATGCGGCGACTACGGAAGTGGTTGGGAATGGATCGAAAGTAACCGCATTGAGATATAATGACAGAGAAGAAAATACAACACACGAACTGCCGCTTGATGGCGTATTTGTGCAAATAGGTTTACTGCCGAATAGCGGATCATTTAGGAGTTTGGTGGAAACCAATCCTATGGGAGAGATTAAGATAGATGCCGCGTGTCGCACAAGCGTGCCTGGTGTATATGCGGCGGGAGACGTTTCTGAAGTTCCATATAAGCAGATTGTTATTGCGATGGGAGAAGGCTCTAAAGCGGCATTATCAGCTTTTGAGGATCATATCAAAGGGTTGAATGTTGCTGTGCTTGAGGAAGCTTATGCGTAAAGAGAGAATGTGTAAATGTAGTTTATAATTTTTTTGTTTTAGTTAATGCACCCACTCAGTTAGCAGAATAATATTTGCTAATGTGAGTGGGTTGTTATTTATTTTTTGATTGTTTTTATTTCCCTTTGCCCATTGTCAAATTCCACTACAATGAGGTAAATATTCGATGCGAGTTCAGAGATGTTTAATTCAGATTTATCGTCTTTATTCAAACTAGCTTCTAATACGGGTTCTCCGTTGGTATTGATGACTGTGACATTTTTAACAATATTTTCCGATTCAATTGTTAAATTTCCACCATTGGGCTTAAGATAAATTAATTGCGGGTTTTTGATAGCTCTTGTATTTTCATGGCTTGGTTTTGTGGTCTTTTCATGAACAATTGAATCGATATTCAAACTGTTTTCAATGCTTTTAACAGAACAAAGAATATCATTGGCAGGATCGATAATCACATTGTCTACCTTGAAGTCCACAGGTGTTTGAAAAGTTTCATTAGGTTTTGTTTGATGAAGCTCTATTAATAAGTTTTCATTATTTGTGCCAACGAGGAGAACAGGCAATCTTGGAATGTCAAAGAAGTTATTGCCGGAACTATGTGATTGTTTTAAACTTATATAGAATATTGAATCGTTTTGACTGTAATTTAAAGCATACTCGGGAAAACCGCCTTTATATATCCAATCGTTGAAAAATTCGCTGTAATCTTTTGTTGTTTC
The Aureibacter tunicatorum DNA segment above includes these coding regions:
- a CDS encoding alkaline phosphatase — its product is MNLKKSLLSLAIAIFVLQQANGQQKFNYPGEKKEAKTYEGAARDSFTNSNFHEVKDLDFSKVKKKAKNIILLIADGAGASQFFTAIAANHNQAYIEQMKYVGFSKTSSSDDFTTDSAAGGTALSTGEKTYNGAIGLDKSKQPIKTILEIADEQGLATGLVATSKITHATPAAFIAHQPSRNNYQEIAAEFLNTDINVFIGGGLEDFHNREDERNLVKELENKGYQIANSLEELEKVNSGKVASLLADGHMPAYNERGEMLKPATEKAIEILSQDKDGFFLMIEGSQIDWGGHGNNTQMIVEETLDFDHTLGAVLEFAAKDGETLVIVTADHETGGYSVNSGDMKTGKIDGRYTTKHHTGVMVPVFAVGPQAELFSGIYENTAIFDKMMKAFEF
- the ahpC gene encoding alkyl hydroperoxide reductase subunit C → MSQIGNQIVEFKSQAFVNGGFETVTKEDVLGKWSVFFFYPADFTFVCPTELEDLANLYEEFKAIGTEIYSVSTDTHFVHKAWHDTSETIKKINYPMLADPTGTITRGFDVMIEEDGLAERGTFVVNPQGEIVAYEVVAGNVGRNAEELLRRVKALQFVADNPAEVCPAKWKEGAETLKPSIDLVGKI
- the ahpF gene encoding alkyl hydroperoxide reductase subunit F produces the protein MLDQNLKSQVTSLFASLKHQYTFQAVLPAGDSSSDELKNLLEEVASCSPNISTTFIGGAKLEFRILKDGVVSSFSFRAVPNGHEFTTLLLAVLNMEGIGKNLPDDSISNKIKSLKGKVEVKSYISLSCTNCPDVVQALNVMSIINPNIEHHIIDGGINKAEVEALNIQAVPTVYVNGEQFHVGRSSMGELISKLEAEIGMDESAEEQPVKERNYDVVVVGGGPAGVSSAIYTARKGLSVALIADSIGGQVKETVDIENMISINKTTGKELSANLNSHLADYDIDIFENRRVENVDLVDGKKKVLTSLNEEFITSSLIIATGASWRKLNVPGETEYIGNGVAFCTHCDGPFYKGKKVAVIGGGNSGLEAAIDLAGIASEVTVLEFADSLKGDQVLQDKLNSMANVNIVTNAATTEVVGNGSKVTALRYNDREENTTHELPLDGVFVQIGLLPNSGSFRSLVETNPMGEIKIDAACRTSVPGVYAAGDVSEVPYKQIVIAMGEGSKAALSAFEDHIKGLNVAVLEEAYA